The nucleotide sequence aatCCCCTACATACAttcagaatttttaaattaagtgTCTGACTTAAATCCTACAAGtttaagttaatataaatatcaTACAATATGAAATAATCacaataatataatttttgtcATTGGAAACTAATTTTTTcctgaaaaaatttgtcaatatttttaattcggaactaaaacaaaattttcaaaatatattttctttgtcaaaaaatttttcacagcttgctgaattattttttattaatttttaattttgttctCCCCTAGGACGCCATTAAATCCACGAAGGCGGCTCCTGCCCAATCGGGAGTCCTGGTGCATGGCGGCTCATCAGGATCTTCGGTCAACAGTCTGGGCAGCTATCAACGTCCCAACTATGGCTATGTTTCCAGCACCACATCCACGACTGCGGCACCacctccaccaccaccaccggCTCTTCTGGACATCGAGGACTCCGGCGCGGGCAAGCTGAATTACCTGCCCCCCGAGCAAGCTGCCAAGATTGAGCCGCAATCCCAGCTGGGATTCGATCACTATCCGGATGAGTTGCCCCGGGCGAGGGATCAGTTATTATCGCCCCTTCCGGCCACACCCCTCAACCCACTGGTGGACATCCATCCCAATGCTGAGCCTGTCCAGGACTTGGAACTGAATGCCATTAATGTGTACGATGCCGAGGCAGATCGATCCTTTGGCCATGGACAGTTTGGTTCGGTTATCAGTTCCACAACGGCCAGACCGCCTTCGCTGGACATGCTACCACCTCTCAGTGCCCACCGGCGTCGCCTGCGACCGCGTCCAACTCCATCGCCCATAGCCATCGTTTCCAGTACACCAGCACCCATTTCTGGCGGGGATGTGTATGGCTACTCCACGCCGCAGCCCTTTGCTGCACCTGCCTATCAGTTTGCCCCGCCTGTCGCGTCCTCCAGCACGGGATACGGTTACTATCCACCGCCCCAGTCTCCACTGGAGGTCAACTCCCTGGAGGCTGCTCTACTCCCACCCCTGCCTTCCAGCTCCTATCGAAGACGCCTGCGTCCAAGGCCAGTCCAGAGTAATCACCTGGAGGGATTGGCCGCCACCGAGTACGATGGCGTGGGCGTAACCCGTAATGGATTCCGCTATGTGCTGCCTAAGCAGTATCACGAGGAGGAAACAAATCCGGCGGATGGAAAGCGAGCGGGCAGCTTCGGATACGTGGATCCCTTCGGCATCCGGCGGGTGGTCTACTACAATGCAGCTCCTGGCAGGGGATTCGTCCATCGGAATAACAACCAATATGTGGGCGCCAATGGAGCGCCCTACGATGCTCCGGGTCCAGCGCAACTGGTCAACGAATAGGGATTAGGTCCAGGAGATTAGGAGATTAGTGTGGGTCGATTTGTTGTGTAAATCCATTGTTGGGATGCGAAATCTTAGATACATGGGTAATATATACAtacgattttttaatcacagtttcacCCACTTTTTCGGTGTTATATTTTCTATTTCCAATT is from Drosophila suzukii chromosome 3, CBGP_Dsuzu_IsoJpt1.0, whole genome shotgun sequence and encodes:
- the LOC108011870 gene encoding uncharacterized protein, with translation MKSWLLALVALAAVVSGSQTPSPNQYHIQTDEGPERYFRFQTDSGQFRKEKRLQDGTVIGTEAWIDAAGYLRQKDYIADKQGYRILKSKTIYVGLGRAVEDAIKSTKAAPAQSGVLVHGGSSGSSVNSLGSYQRPNYGYVSSTTSTTAAPPPPPPPALLDIEDSGAGKLNYLPPEQAAKIEPQSQLGFDHYPDELPRARDQLLSPLPATPLNPLVDIHPNAEPVQDLELNAINVYDAEADRSFGHGQFGSVISSTTARPPSLDMLPPLSAHRRRLRPRPTPSPIAIVSSTPAPISGGDVYGYSTPQPFAAPAYQFAPPVASSSTGYGYYPPPQSPLEVNSLEAALLPPLPSSSYRRRLRPRPVQSNHLEGLAATEYDGVGVTRNGFRYVLPKQYHEEETNPADGKRAGSFGYVDPFGIRRVVYYNAAPGRGFVHRNNNQYVGANGAPYDAPGPAQLVNE